One genomic region from Anaeromusa acidaminophila DSM 3853 encodes:
- a CDS encoding iron-containing alcohol dehydrogenase produces MKNFEYYAPTRVIFGKDTENQVGQLIKEQQGQTVLVHFGGGSVQRSGLLDRVYASLEKAGLKHVSLGGVVPNPRLSKVREGIELCRKEKVDFLLAVGGGSVIDSAKAIGYGLAYDGDVWDFYCGKAQPQGCFPVGTILTIAAAGSEMSNSSVITNEEGWLKRGCTNDHSRCKFAIMNPELTATLPPYQTASGCADILMHSMERYFSPHATMELTDSISEALMRTVIRNARILVKDPANYNARAEIMWASSLSHNDLTGHRSLGDWACHQLEHELSGIFDVAHGAGLAAIWGSWARYVQKNNSARFAQFAVNVLGIANNFASPDNTALAGIKAMENFYTSIGMPTSLKELGLKVSDAQVDELAYKCSFEGKRTVGAFQVLTQEDMKNIFLLARG; encoded by the coding sequence ATGAAAAACTTTGAATACTATGCACCCACCCGGGTGATTTTCGGTAAAGACACGGAAAATCAAGTGGGACAACTCATCAAAGAACAACAAGGCCAAACCGTATTGGTTCATTTTGGCGGCGGCAGCGTACAGCGCTCCGGTCTGCTGGACCGCGTTTACGCCTCCTTAGAAAAAGCCGGCCTAAAGCACGTCAGCCTTGGCGGCGTCGTGCCGAATCCCCGCCTTTCCAAGGTGCGCGAAGGCATCGAGCTGTGTCGCAAGGAAAAGGTAGACTTTCTGCTGGCCGTTGGCGGCGGCAGCGTCATCGATTCCGCCAAGGCGATCGGCTATGGTCTTGCCTATGACGGCGACGTTTGGGATTTTTACTGCGGCAAAGCCCAGCCGCAAGGTTGCTTCCCGGTAGGAACCATTTTAACTATTGCCGCCGCCGGCAGCGAAATGAGCAATTCCTCGGTTATCACCAATGAAGAAGGCTGGCTCAAACGCGGCTGCACTAACGATCACAGCCGCTGCAAATTTGCGATTATGAATCCCGAGCTAACGGCCACGCTGCCTCCGTATCAAACAGCCAGCGGCTGCGCCGATATTCTCATGCATTCGATGGAACGCTATTTCAGCCCCCATGCCACCATGGAACTGACCGACAGCATCAGCGAAGCCCTTATGCGCACCGTCATCCGCAATGCTCGCATCCTGGTTAAAGACCCTGCTAACTACAATGCCCGAGCAGAGATCATGTGGGCTAGCAGCCTTTCTCACAACGATCTCACCGGACATCGCAGCCTGGGCGACTGGGCTTGCCATCAGTTGGAGCACGAATTAAGCGGCATTTTTGACGTGGCTCATGGCGCCGGTTTGGCGGCCATCTGGGGCAGTTGGGCTCGGTATGTCCAAAAAAATAATTCGGCTCGCTTTGCCCAATTCGCCGTCAATGTGCTGGGCATTGCCAACAACTTCGCTTCGCCGGACAACACGGCTCTCGCCGGCATTAAGGCCATGGAGAACTTCTATACCTCCATTGGCATGCCTACCTCTTTAAAAGAACTAGGTCTTAAAGTCAGCGATGCGCAGGTTGATGAGCTGGCTTATAAATGCAGCTTTGAAGGCAAGCGGACGGTCGGCGCCTTCCAGGTTCTCACGCAAGAAGACATGAAAAATATTTTCCTCCTGGCTCGCGGTTAA
- a CDS encoding TolC family protein, with the protein MKIERPAWAKKVVLLGAALALWSGTAAAEPTALTLEESISLAMAHNPVLRIAAANQDKAAGVVGEAQAAKGVSVDYTHTEMRSNAPLSWMATMDAVSPYNYFSNKISASVPLYTGGKLESVVAQAKLGKQVSDLEVQATRQQLKLDTTVEYYEVLRSGKLLAVARQTESDFALHLKQVRQMYEEGVAAWRDVLQTKVRLANAENSRVQAENTYQLSQYTLNKRIGLPLHGELKLQEPAAKELPQETMAAYVEQGVAKRPEMAQSQTGVTLAKEKIKEAKSGQQPSLSLTGSTAWDDNDAFGGRNRDWTAMLVVQLNLFDSGATQAKLKQAKASEAAAREEERQTKDAISLEISDAHLRVQEALKRIEATRTAVEEAQTNFNISRESYAAGVGTNLDVMDAEVALQQAQTNYIQAAYDLQISRARLEKAIGSQK; encoded by the coding sequence GTGAAAATAGAAAGGCCTGCGTGGGCAAAAAAAGTCGTCCTTTTGGGCGCGGCGCTGGCGTTGTGGAGCGGTACTGCAGCAGCAGAACCAACTGCGTTAACGCTGGAAGAAAGTATTTCTCTGGCTATGGCGCACAATCCGGTTTTGCGAATTGCCGCGGCGAATCAGGACAAAGCGGCAGGGGTTGTGGGGGAGGCGCAGGCTGCCAAAGGGGTCAGCGTTGATTATACTCATACGGAAATGCGCTCCAATGCGCCGCTTTCCTGGATGGCGACGATGGATGCCGTTTCGCCTTATAATTATTTTAGCAATAAAATCAGCGCTAGCGTGCCCCTCTATACCGGCGGCAAGCTGGAGAGCGTCGTAGCGCAGGCTAAATTGGGGAAGCAAGTATCGGACTTGGAGGTGCAGGCAACCCGGCAGCAATTGAAACTGGATACGACCGTAGAGTACTATGAAGTGCTGCGCAGCGGCAAATTGCTAGCGGTGGCGAGACAAACAGAAAGCGACTTTGCCCTGCACTTAAAGCAAGTTCGCCAGATGTACGAAGAAGGCGTTGCTGCCTGGCGGGACGTGCTGCAGACCAAAGTGCGGCTGGCCAATGCAGAAAACAGCCGCGTTCAGGCGGAAAACACCTACCAGCTTTCTCAATACACTCTAAATAAACGCATCGGTCTGCCACTGCATGGGGAGTTAAAGCTGCAAGAGCCTGCCGCAAAAGAACTGCCTCAGGAAACCATGGCAGCTTATGTGGAGCAAGGGGTGGCGAAGCGGCCGGAAATGGCCCAAAGCCAGACTGGAGTTACCTTGGCGAAGGAAAAGATAAAAGAAGCTAAAAGCGGTCAGCAGCCGAGTCTATCCCTGACGGGCAGTACCGCTTGGGATGATAACGACGCCTTTGGCGGCAGGAATCGCGACTGGACGGCTATGCTTGTGGTGCAGCTGAATCTTTTTGATTCCGGAGCTACCCAGGCCAAGCTCAAGCAGGCTAAAGCCAGTGAAGCGGCGGCGAGGGAGGAAGAACGCCAAACCAAAGACGCTATTTCTTTAGAAATTAGCGACGCTCATTTGCGGGTGCAAGAAGCGTTGAAGCGTATCGAAGCTACGCGTACTGCGGTAGAAGAAGCGCAGACCAATTTCAATATCAGCCGAGAGAGCTATGCCGCCGGCGTGGGTACCAATCTGGATGTTATGGATGCGGAAGTAGCGCTGCAACAGGCGCAGACCAACTATATTCAAGCGGCTTACGATTTGCAGATCAGCCGTGCGCGTCTGGAAAAAGCCATAGGGTCGCAAAAGTGA
- a CDS encoding DUF3089 domain-containing protein has product MRLYPRILLPFFFCLLVFSSAQGAPLDYATSSNWAFQGEPAKSGHTVDVFFVCPTAYMGSAEQHNMPVDDPQARQFFLGATLMEKGIYDQSCNFYAPYYRQASLSMYKLPRQQSAPYFSLAYEDVKAAFTYYLREQNQGRPIILAGFSQGGDMVLRIMKDVYRDPALQQKLVAAYAIGWPVTPAEALQYPQLKMAQQAEDTGVVISFNTEAPEVTSSLLVPEKTLSINPLNWKTTSEPADKSLNLGAVFVNYHGEITKEVPHLTGAYLDPARGSLKVTDIDNADYPPMLDLFQPGVYHVYDYLFFYRNLQQNVADRIKAYEAKYGLKQAS; this is encoded by the coding sequence ATGCGACTATATCCACGAATTTTATTGCCTTTCTTCTTTTGCCTGCTCGTTTTTAGCAGCGCCCAAGGCGCTCCCCTAGACTACGCCACTTCTAGCAACTGGGCCTTTCAAGGCGAACCGGCAAAATCCGGCCACACAGTAGACGTCTTTTTCGTCTGTCCCACCGCTTACATGGGCAGCGCGGAACAGCATAATATGCCTGTAGACGACCCGCAGGCCCGTCAATTCTTCCTTGGCGCCACGCTCATGGAAAAAGGCATTTACGATCAAAGCTGCAATTTTTACGCCCCCTATTACCGCCAAGCTTCTTTATCCATGTACAAGCTGCCACGCCAACAAAGCGCGCCTTATTTCTCTCTCGCTTACGAGGATGTCAAAGCAGCCTTCACCTACTACCTGCGAGAGCAAAACCAAGGACGCCCGATCATCCTCGCCGGCTTTAGCCAAGGCGGGGACATGGTGCTGCGCATAATGAAAGACGTATACCGCGATCCGGCGTTGCAGCAAAAGCTGGTTGCCGCCTATGCCATCGGCTGGCCTGTCACCCCAGCGGAAGCCTTACAGTATCCGCAGTTGAAGATGGCGCAGCAAGCCGAAGATACAGGGGTTGTTATTTCTTTCAATACCGAAGCGCCGGAAGTAACCTCTTCCTTGCTGGTGCCGGAAAAAACATTGAGCATCAACCCGCTAAACTGGAAAACCACCAGCGAGCCTGCCGACAAATCACTGAATCTCGGGGCCGTCTTTGTAAACTACCACGGCGAAATTACCAAGGAAGTCCCGCATCTTACCGGCGCCTACTTGGATCCGGCGCGAGGCTCTTTGAAGGTTACCGATATCGACAACGCCGACTACCCGCCTATGCTGGATCTCTTCCAGCCAGGGGTCTACCATGTGTATGACTACCTTTTCTTCTATCGCAACCTGCAGCAAAACGTCGCGGACCGCATCAAAGCCTATGAAGCCAAATATGGGCTGAAGCAAGCGTCCTAA
- a CDS encoding glutaredoxin domain-containing protein, with protein sequence MIKVYSIPDCPWCQKVKKYLELRQVEFQEVNIESDLEGRKELLDLTKQLSVPVTSIDGRLIVGFEREALDEALAIAAE encoded by the coding sequence ATGATTAAAGTCTATTCGATTCCCGACTGCCCCTGGTGCCAAAAGGTCAAAAAATACCTGGAGCTGCGGCAAGTTGAGTTTCAAGAGGTCAACATTGAAAGCGATCTGGAGGGCCGCAAGGAGCTGCTGGATCTGACTAAACAATTGAGCGTCCCTGTTACCAGTATCGACGGCCGTCTGATAGTGGGCTTTGAACGCGAAGCTCTGGATGAAGCCTTGGCCATAGCTGCCGAATAA
- a CDS encoding multidrug effflux MFS transporter, with protein MKTNSCLQREEITIAQPGRRQRLWLACLLGLISAMGPLCTDLYLPALPLLQQSLGGATPSQVQLSLTASLLGLALGQLLMGPYSDAMGRHRPLWLSLGVFSLASFWCAFATSAWELAGVRLLQGLAGAGGIVISRAMVRDLYEGAELTRFFSLLMLVHSVAPTLAPTLGGLLLQVTNWQGIFMVLGMLGVLLTAGAWLGLKETLAEKNRVPANGQAIWASFVSLLGNRSFRYYVFVQGFVGGGLFAYIAGSPFVLQGGFGLSAQQFGLCFAVNSLGALLTTQLVSRFNRSYSDRFLMRLSLVVSAAASFALLALLLLGGPLWAVLGALWLMVACVGSTMTTSFSLAIQDQAKAAGSASALLGLVMFVFGAAVSPLVGLGGDALWPMGLLITLSNGAALCCGWQALRSPRKMAQAKEERKIKK; from the coding sequence ATGAAAACCAATAGCTGTTTACAGCGAGAAGAAATAACAATAGCTCAGCCTGGGAGGAGGCAGCGACTTTGGCTGGCGTGCTTATTAGGCCTGATTTCCGCTATGGGCCCCCTTTGCACCGATTTGTATTTGCCGGCGCTGCCGTTGCTCCAGCAAAGTCTTGGCGGCGCTACGCCGTCCCAGGTGCAGCTGAGCCTGACGGCGTCACTTTTAGGGTTGGCTCTCGGGCAGCTTTTGATGGGGCCGTATAGTGATGCGATGGGGCGTCATCGGCCTTTATGGCTGTCCTTGGGCGTGTTTTCCTTGGCCTCCTTTTGGTGCGCCTTTGCGACATCCGCCTGGGAGCTGGCGGGCGTGCGCCTTTTGCAGGGGTTGGCTGGCGCTGGGGGCATTGTAATCTCTCGGGCTATGGTTAGGGATTTGTACGAAGGGGCGGAGCTTACTCGCTTTTTTTCTCTCCTCATGCTGGTGCATAGCGTTGCCCCAACTCTGGCACCGACTTTGGGCGGTTTGTTATTGCAAGTGACCAATTGGCAGGGGATTTTTATGGTTTTGGGTATGCTGGGAGTGCTGTTAACGGCCGGGGCTTGGTTAGGCCTAAAAGAAACACTGGCGGAGAAAAACCGTGTTCCCGCCAATGGCCAGGCTATTTGGGCTTCCTTCGTTTCACTGCTAGGCAATCGTTCTTTTCGTTACTATGTTTTTGTGCAGGGCTTTGTGGGAGGCGGGCTCTTTGCGTATATTGCCGGTTCCCCTTTTGTATTGCAAGGCGGTTTTGGTTTGTCAGCCCAGCAATTTGGCCTTTGTTTTGCTGTGAACAGCTTAGGCGCGCTGCTGACGACACAGTTGGTCAGCCGCTTTAACCGCAGCTATTCTGATCGGTTTTTAATGCGTCTGTCCCTGGTCGTTTCCGCAGCAGCGAGCTTTGCCTTATTAGCGCTACTTCTTTTGGGAGGTCCGCTTTGGGCCGTTTTAGGCGCGTTGTGGCTTATGGTGGCTTGTGTAGGCTCTACGATGACAACTAGTTTTTCTCTGGCTATTCAGGACCAGGCCAAGGCGGCAGGCAGCGCATCGGCGCTGCTGGGGTTGGTCATGTTTGTTTTTGGAGCGGCCGTATCGCCTCTAGTCGGTTTGGGAGGAGACGCTCTATGGCCGATGGGGTTGTTGATAACGCTTTCGAATGGGGCGGCTCTTTGCTGCGGGTGGCAGGCGCTCCGGTCACCAAGAAAAATGGCGCAAGCAAAAGAAGAAAGAAAAATCAAAAAATAA